The DNA window TTGATGCATGGATAGCTTGTTAATGGTGGTTTGAATGCAATGAAAATGGTTAGATAatcttttatgtttttcttcttctttgaagTAAATATGGTTTAGAGAAATGACCAAATGCAGGAAAACCTTGTATTCTAGTATATATGTACTGAAGCTCttctattttcaatttgatattttgttacTTAACACAAAAGTGGACGTGTGGAAATCTCTTCTCTTTAGTACTCCTTCCGATTATCTCGAGAATATACATTGAATAAATGTATCAAATTGAACTTGCTTCTGTCTGTTCCTTGAGAAAAGTTGACCTTGTAATGTATGGTTCAGAACAGGGCATTTCAGGCTTATGATGGATGAGTTTCCAGTGGCTGTATGCCCTGGAAGTTGGAATGGCCTTTCTTTCCAttgagaaaagaaaaagaaaaaagaaggtAAGATAATTTTCATTTCTCCTTTGTCAGGCTCCTTCTCTTCTATTCCCTACATCTTTTTGACCCTTTTTATTCATGTTCTGCTATAATTATGTGGTTCTTTATGACTGAATCTATGAGTTATTTTTCGGTTTTTGTTCAAAGTTATGTAATGCTTGACTTCTGCTACTTatgatcaaaaaataaaagttgctGATTATGAATGTTTTGTCAGGATCCATTGATTTCAAAAATAACGTCATCTTCCCACCAATTTGAATGTTCTAAGGAGATCATTACCATTGCTGCTGTTCTCTCCCTTCAGGTAGCACTTTCAGATCACTACTTTTGCGTTTTTCTTCCCCTTGAACCTTATTAATTAGTGGTGGgacattaaaaagaaaattattattcataaaTTGGTTGAGAAAAATTACCAAGCCATGTTGTCATGTAGTTAACTACTTTATTCTTCAGAAGAAGGATATTGATGTAATAAAGCAGCTCAGAAGAATAGCTCTGAGGATTGGGATAGTCTTAAAATCATGTGAAAAAGACAACTATGTTGAATGAATATTATTTAGAATACATTTgcttagaaaaaaaataatagggTAAAGAAAAGTTACATAACAACTACTTCttgccaaaataaaaaaaacataactaTTAACTAGGTTGAATCCAACAACTTCGGCTCTGTTCCCAAACATCGGGGGAAAAATAATCTATTGATAAATCACTGCCAAAAGTATGATATTTACTTGTATCAAGTGAATAGAATATCATTCTGTCAAGCTTGTCGAGTCTTGAAAAGTATATCTTGTTCTCCATTCCCGGAATTTTTGCCACCATAGAGAAGCATGATGAATTATTAATGAACAGCATGTGATGTCCCAAACTTTTAACTTCGATCCAAGTCTTCTTACACTGATCCAATCGAAAAACTAGCACGTTTCTTCCCGATTGACCCACAAAAACGGAGAGAATCTCTTTATCACATTCTAAAAGATAGTTACGCTCAGAATCTAAGTAAGGGCTATGAGGTTTGATAAGAACCTTCCACTGACAACTATCTTCTTTGATTCTAAATGTGCCTAATCTTCcctttttatctaaaaaatagaACAAATCACTTTGAACAACTGGAGTGTTGTTGCTTGGAATAAAATTTGTACCTATGGGATGGCGATTCCATCTATTATCCGccatacaaaaatataatatagaGTAGCTATCTTCCAAGGGATCTGCAATGCCAACAAATGAGCATTTGGAGGAAGTTGGTGGGTATGAAAAGCCCATGCTTTGCAAGAAACCGAATTCAGTTCTGTCAGGAAGTTGGTGAATAATCTTTTTGAAAGGATTGTAGCAGAAAACATGTACGTCTTTTGTCATAAGCAGCCATCCATCCTTGGAGAAAACGATTGTGCTATTCGACAGTGTGTCTGGAATTGCATCTTCCATATAATATGTTTCTGTCCTCTTCATGTCGATGAGGTTGATAGTTCCacttttgaaaaatatgaaGCTTGGATAAAACATTTGAGTGCTTTGTAGACCTATATCATTGGCTGTCCAGTGGAGCGGAGGAGTTACCGACAGAAAATTCTTGCAAACTCGACGGAAGGATATATAATCGAACAGGAAAAGGCGTTCCCAAACTAGCGTTAGCACATCCAATGGCAAATCAGTAATCATACTTTCtctgtcttcttcttctgctgcTCTTTGCTCAATGACTGCATTTTCTTCTGCATAATCTGTATTAAGCTCCTCTTGTTCAACTCTAGTATGATGGAGAAGTATTTTGCGTCCCTGACCCAATCTGAGATCTTCCGGCATCATCCAACATTGTACAGATTTTTGCTTTATTATATCATTGCAATACACATAAGTTGATCTACGTTGTTTTTTCAAGTTATAGCAAAAGACCTTATCATTTATGATGTAGTAAATGCATCCTGCTTCAATTCCTTCAAGATCGTCACTTACTGAACACGATGTCGAGTAGTCGGTGCTCAAAAATAAAGCTCTATCCTCTAAACTTTCCACCTCTAGCCACTCCATTTTAGAgaaatccaatttaaaaacCTCTACATCTTCAATCTCTTCCCAACTTTGTCCACGAAAGCACAAATTTACGTACAAAAGTTGATCACATGATTCGACCATGTAATTTGAAAAATGCAATATCTGGCGAGGTTTTGGCAGGTTTAGTTCTAAATCTTGTAGAAAAAACTCATCATCTATATGGCTTATGTCTATCATGAAGATCTTTTCAAACAAAGAAGTTGCAACATATAATATCCCGTTGCAcatagaaaaaagttcaaaaccaTCTTCATTTTCAGGTTCGACTCCAAGATCATGTATCATCCAGCTATGGTCTTGAGGTCCACAGGACACTATGCGCCGATTATAAGAATCAAAAAGAACTAACTTACTTTTGGGATGAGTTGGTGGTAGAGTGAGAATGGCCTTCTGTAAATGTAAATCGCGTTTAAGGAAGGGTAGCTTGATGGTTTCAAGGGAAACTGGATTCCACAAACTATATTGATATTGACTATTTTCCAAGATCGACCAGCCGAAGTAACTCCCCTTGATCGAGTTACAGTTCAATTCACTAATATTTCGATTGTGATTTGTGTTGGTTTCTAAATtgtaaaaggtttgattttCTGATATCATAACGAGCCAAGGGGTAGCTGCTGGTGAAAGAAACGGAATTCTTAAATTCTCGGCTATATCACAAACTTGCTTGTTCTTCATTTTACTGCATCTTCGCACCATCTTAGGACCAATattttgtttgtaaattttgttcGTAGCTTTGATATTATGAAGCAGCAGCTAGTTTGTCCTATTTATACAAGACTAGTTTGAGTTTCTGTGTCACACTAGGATTTCGTTCACTCTCAGGCTTTTAGTTTTAACCTAATACtattaaaattaagattaagtattttatttgatttgattttcctTCTCACAAAAGGATTCCAAATAATAATCATGTTATTACAATATTATAATTCTGAGCTCACTAGAACTTTGAACACAGTTGGCACCCTTAAATTATGACATGTGGACTCTCAAACATCGTACCAAACTGGAAACATGCGTTACGAGTCCTTCGGCCTTCTCCAGCAGCTTCGTCTTCCATCACTCTTCAAACCGTCAACTGAGATATGCGAcaccatataaaaaaaaaagaactcaaCTGTACCAATCTTTGCCTCTTCAATCTTCCACGGCAACTCAGGTAATGTTCAATTTTGAAGTTTCCAATTGTTTTGTTGTGCTGCTGTACCCAGATTTATTAGTCACTATATTCTCATTCAATTATATGTTTTAAGGCGTTCTTCGTAAATTTATACCGATTACCCATAGACATTTAAGGCTTCCCTCTTTAACAAAATATTGTACAGCTGATTATGTGCACAATCGAATGCGTAGTCATTCTGAGTTATTGCGTGCCATAAGTCTAATACCAAATCTATTTTTCCAGGATTAGAACTCCCTGTTAATTTTTCTGCGTTAATTATTTAGTTGACggtaaaacaaatttaattgttaaaatatttcttTCTTGGTTCTTGCTTTTAGCAGGTTCAACTTACATGTACTGTTGCTACTACGTTGAGAAATTCTAACCAATTACTAACGAGTGTTGAGCTAGAGTTTTCATGCGCTTATAACAAACACTTATTCAgcttttttgcattttgttaACCAATAAAATGCTACAACTTTCattactaatattattttagatGTTATTTGATAGTTTCGACCTATTCATCAAGTCAGACGTGAACTGAACTCATTATATTCATTAAGCCCGTTAGGCTTATTGAGCCATGGAAAAATATTATGAGCTCAGTTCACGTCTGACTTGATGAACGACAAGCTACCCAAAACATCACTCTGCTCAGTTTGTTTACAGCTCTATCATAGATAACATCTTTATAGGCACAATAACAATGTATGCTTAGGAACTTCCTTCACAACATCTTAGCCTCAAATTTAGCTAGGATAATAGTGGAGTGGGTTCAGGACAATGGGGAGTCGTTCCCCATTTGTGTTGCACATGAGGGGTGAAAGAGGAAAAACAATAACCTTTCTGTGCAAATAGGTCGAAACTACTAAATAAGATCAGCTCCACATGAggataaataaacaaattaaatttgcACAAAACTTACTGTATTTTGCGTGACATTTGGTAGAGGCCTGTTGTAGCCATTGCAACATTGACACTAAATAGATTCCAGTTTTCCTGCATTTCAGAGGATAAAtgaataagaataaaatcaattgGGATATCTGGAAAAAGATGATGATTTAGACATATTAAATTGTCCATCTAAATTGTTTGGAATTTGATCAGTATTGCAGAAAAACAATTATGTCAAACAAGTAAAGATATGCTACAAAAAGAATGATCCATGGCAGGTCAATACAAGAACTAGATAAACAATTTTTGTCCATGTGAAGCTTAACGGTGTGATCACAGTGCTGTAGCGAGACCATTTGAGTCCGGTTGCTGTAACCAATCATAACTGAGCAGACTTGCTTTGAAGGTACATTCCATTTTGTTTGCTTGAACCTAAGTAAGCTTAGCTACAAATCTAGAAAAATCATGTCCATTATTGTAAGCCATTACCTTTGCAGTATCACAAGTTCAAATGTGAAATCTTGTTTTTGCAAGATTAAAGCTCCCaactaatttttatatgttAGTTAGTTAGTTGACAGACCAACCAGAAAGAAACAAGAAagaatttactttttttacccAATGTAAGGCTCAGATTATGTTTAAAACATATCCTCAAAATAGTGATTATGGTGCTAATAATCATATCTGTATTTATTATGCAAAATTACATCATTAATTTTCATTGTTTGGAATGCATTGCTCTGCATAAAATGATATAGTTGGATTTTTCTTTGGACATTTTGCTTTTCTAAAAGAGTAATGTATCCAACAATGCAGGATTTCTATTTAAGGCTGCATAAAAGAGCTGCATAGCCAATAGTCTAACTTTTGTTCATTATTAGTGGCTGGTAATGAGAATTCCATTTGGTTAATATtgaataattaaagaaaatcaTGAATAACCCTTTTCTTTGATATTGGACGCAAATCGGGCTCATTAGTTCCTCATTACATGTCTTTCTCTATTCATATCTTCATTggtttttgttcttttttgttctttatgacttgaatgcAGGAGTTGATATTCTTTCTATGTCAGTGGTTTAACGGCAGAACTCTCGCTTATAAGGACCACGCAGTTCTACCTAAAGCTTAGGAGATATGGAGTTTGGAATTACTTCTACAAGTACATACAGAGATCATTAAGATGATTGATGAGGAGGTAAGATTGTCAAATCATCACTGTTAAGATTTTCAAACACAGTCCTGTATTAACAGAATTTGCTCTGCAATCAACAAAGTTCTAATGCCATCTTTTAGACATATTAAACAGCTGATTCCTACCATTATTGCAGAGTGAGGAACGAATGGTCTTGACTTGTTGGAACAAAAGCTGAAGGAAATGAGGATTCTTGATAATGTTGAGTTGCCCTCAAATGTTTGTTAAATCAGTGAAAGTTCTGCTGTTGAATCAGTAGTTGAAGATGTTGAAGTTGACGATTCTAATAAAGAAACCAATTCGACTACTAaagaggaggaagaagaaaaaCAGGAGCAAGAGGAGGAGAAAATTGATGTGAAACTTTAGGCAGATCCAACGCAGCCAAAGATTATCCGAGTGACAAATCTATAAGTTGTTGATGGACATGAAGTATAATGGGATTTCTGAGTTTCACAGTGAAATtctcaataaattttataaggTAATATGACTAATATAATGCTATTCTTGTGCTCTAATTTTCTCATGTCAATGAAGAAGTTTAAATTACATCCATAGTCTTTTTGTGCAGTTTTGGCTTGAGAAGTTTCAGAATAAAACAAATGGAGTAACACCAAGAAGGATTTCTTTTTGCAATCCAGATCTGAGTATTCCTGTCCAAATGGAGTGGAACAGATGATTAGGTACTCAACACTCAGAAACTCAAGACCTTCAAAAAAGACATTGCTATTTGATGCGTGCTACTAATTGGTATGTAACTTGCCGACCCTTTTATCATTTTTGATAACCTGGTCCTGTTCCATTGGTATTTTTGGTAGCACTTCGTTTCAATTTGTGTAGTAGTTGAAAATGATAAGCACAAGTTTATTGGAAGCATTTTAAAGCAATTCACTAAGCATGCAGAGAAATGACCCTTGATGGCTGAGGTTGCAAGAGAATTTCTTTCCGTAACCTCAAGAACTCAGCTTCCACATTCATACTCATCTACTTTGGACGAGATGTCCAGTTTAAATGTGGAACGAGGGATTACCCCATTATTCTTTTAAGGTTTCATCTCTTTGTATGCATAAAAATGCAACTTGATTTCACATATGTTATATTCATATCACTTGAGCGAGGAAAAAAATGTTTGTATCGTATTCTCTGTTGAGTATGGGGATTTAGGCTATTGATGAACATGTGTAAATTAAGATTAGCAAGAATTTCATAGATTTACCATACAGAAAGAGcgcaaatttaaaattattgtcgGAATGGTAAGGAATCATGTTAGCATACTTATAGGAAAATTTCAGTTGTATCCTAATATATTTGATGTCTGaatattctaaatttatttgatGTCTTTCAGATAAGTCGAAAAATATATTCCTTGGCGttgagaaaaatatttgaaaattatataaaagtcATGAGTCAAAGAAAGATACGCATAGTTTAGCTCGAGAAAGTAACACTTTTCTGTATactgtaatttttgaaatatcatGTTCTTCAATATAATTCATATCTTAAAAAGAAACTCTTCAATCAATTATGGACTTCAATATAATTTCcggtaaatttaaaattattttggatattatatttgatttcttgtagtcttttaaaaattgaattggtTGCCAAATCGGTAAGAACACCCATTTCCAGTTTAATTGATTCAATTGTGGGCTGAATTTTTTCGagtaaaagtaaataattatgGAAATTTACCTTTATATGTAGCAAAATGACTATGTACTTTATTGTGTTTTCTATGACCGAATCTGTACAGAATTGAGCAACAAAGGATCACTCTAAACCTTCAATTTGCCATGAAATTTGTACTAAGTCAGAATTATGAattgttgataaaaaaaatcccgAAAAGGCACGCTCTCTTTGTTTCCTTTTTCATACATCTAACTATTCCTTCATTACAAACAAAGCAACGCCGCAATCTTTTCTGCTCAATCATACACTCAAACAATAATTCTtaactatatataaatttatgctTAAGGCATAGAAAAGCCTCTCATTCTTTTTTCGTACAAGACTGAAACGATGGCTGATTCTCTTCTGCTCACACCGTTCTCTGACTCTCATGCACTCGTCTTGAAATTGATCTTCAACAAATGAACAAGTCCTTGAAGGCCACAATTGTTGTTCTTCTAGACGCCGAGCATAACTAATCAAACAACCACCAGATACAAGTGTAGCTTGAGGATCTCAAAAATGTCCTTTATGACATCGAAAATGCCGTGGATGAATTCGAGTGTGAAGCGTCAAGAAGGCAAGTGGTGAAAGTTTCAGAAAtattacctgaaaggtaaaacatttcttTTTTTAGCTCTAATCCACTTGCATTCCGCTTTAAAACGActcttaaaaaaaacttaaacatAACATAACATGAATTGAAGTTATTATTAAAGATATCAAAATTATTAAAGTCATCCGCGCTTTGCGCGGGCATCGACCTAATACAATACTTTATGAACTCGCCACAAAAAATTCCTTACAAACCGAAAGCTTCCAAAATAGGGATGCTCAAAATATTTTCCACAtcaatattatcaaaaacatcatTTAATAAGCCCACATCCAAGCTCTACCATCAACATCCAATAAAGAACTAACCGTAGCCTCAGAGATTATTTGGCATCGCCGTAGTCACAAACCCACTGCTCTCACCGGCCAGCCAGGGGCTGCCCCAAGTTCTAGTGTTCTTACCATTCCCTAACTTGACACGAATTCCTTTAGCCATCACCGGTTGAGTTTCAAAGATACTATGCCATATATAACTCATTTAGCTTCAAGAAAAGATGAGTTAGGAAAATATTTTGCTTTAACAATCTTCGCCATCAAATTATTTTCCACTTTAAAATGTCTCCACGCTTGGCGAGCCAACATAGCAATATTGAAATTCCGAATTTTTTTGAAACCCGTACCGCCAATTTCTTCGGATCACAAAGTCTATCTCAACATGCCCAATTAATGCTTTTTTTCTTCACTTAGTCTCTACCccgtcaaaaaaaaattaacatccTTTCTAACTCCTCACAAAGTCTTAGAGGGATTATGAAAACATTCATAACATTGTTTGGCATAGATTGCGCCATTGTCAAAAATCTACTTCTCTAGacaaaaattttgaatttcatcCTTTAACTTTACTCCAAATTCTATCTTTACTGAATCGAAAAATAGACAATTTATTTCTACCATCCAAATATTTACCATTATCAATTCCTTCCTCCAACCCCAGAATCAACTTAACATGCACTCTCCCTAACCCCAAAAAAATAATCGAACTAAATGTAATGTTGGAGTCTTGCAAATTAACCTTTTGGCCAGAATAAGATTCATACACATCAAGAACCTCTTTAACTACTATCATCTCCAACCGAAGCacgaaaaaagaagaagcaatCATTCGCAAAAAATAAGTGGCTAATCGAAAGCGCTCCTCTGCAAATAAAGACACCATAAATTCTACCCTTTGACTCCTCATGGACAAGCAAAAGACTAAGTTCTTCCGCACAAATAATAGAAAGATAAGGAGATGGTGGATCCCCTTGTCTCAAACCCCGACTAGAAATAATGGGCGCCGAATTCTCACAATTACCAATGCTAGTATATTTAACCGTACTGACACATCACATAATCAATGGAATCCACTTCACAAAAACCCAACTTTCTAAGCATAAACTCAACAGACTCCCAACGAATTCTATCATAAGCTTTACTCATGTCGATTTTAAGCGACGCCATACCCAATTTACATGTCCGCTTACATCTCAAATAATGTCCAATCTCATAAGCAATAAGAAAGTTGTCACTTATTAGCCTATTTTCAACAAAGGCATTTTGATTTTCGGAAATAATACAACGCATCCACTTCTTCATTCTTTTAGCCATGATTTTAGAGATAAGTGATCTTATTAGTTTAAAGTTTTGAAATTGAACTGATTAATAAGTTGAATTTCTCTctattttatatgattataattCAGGTAATCTTGTGGAAGGTTCGAAATGCTGCGATTTTTGATGATATTATTCCTAATATTCATCAGGCTCT is part of the Mercurialis annua linkage group LG3, ddMerAnnu1.2, whole genome shotgun sequence genome and encodes:
- the LOC126673426 gene encoding uncharacterized protein LOC126673426 — protein: MSFQWLYALEVGMAFLSIEKRKRKKKDPLISKITSSSHQFECSKEIITIAAVLSLQLAPLNYDMWTLKHRTKLETCVTSPSAFSSSFVFHHSSNRQLRYATPYKKKRTQLYQSLPLQSSTATQVQLTCTVATTLRNSNQLLTSVELEFSCAYNKHLFSFFAFC